A region of Streptomyces sp. NBC_01264 DNA encodes the following proteins:
- a CDS encoding potassium channel family protein, translating to MIWLFNIAGAALVLFVLRDVFHTLWHPTRHGGLSRLVMTGLWRLSSFMTAQRRAAGLAGPVAMVAVVAVWALTVVVGWALIYWPHMPEAFTYTAGLRPADHASFVDALYISLVNVSTLGLGDIAPTEGWLRILAPLEALVGFALLTATVSWTLGIYPALARRRALALRLSHLSRTHPTTEQIDTDAAAAVLDSLAAAISVISVDFMQYAESYYFYDGEDRTSLAFHIMYADDLADQAAFARHPDVRLAAAVLSAALEDLAVILDQRFLHTRGVTRTVFDAFARDHGRHAGV from the coding sequence ATGATCTGGCTGTTCAACATCGCGGGTGCGGCCCTGGTGCTGTTCGTCCTCAGGGACGTGTTCCACACACTTTGGCATCCCACGCGCCACGGTGGCTTGAGTCGACTGGTCATGACCGGTCTGTGGCGGCTGTCCTCCTTCATGACGGCACAGCGTCGGGCCGCCGGTCTGGCAGGCCCCGTGGCCATGGTGGCCGTGGTCGCGGTGTGGGCCCTGACCGTGGTCGTGGGCTGGGCGCTGATCTACTGGCCGCACATGCCGGAGGCGTTCACGTACACCGCCGGACTGAGGCCCGCTGACCACGCTTCATTCGTCGACGCGCTGTACATCTCCCTGGTCAACGTGTCCACCCTCGGTCTCGGCGACATCGCGCCCACCGAAGGGTGGCTGCGGATCCTCGCCCCGCTGGAGGCCCTGGTCGGCTTCGCCCTCCTGACAGCGACCGTCTCGTGGACCCTCGGCATCTACCCGGCCCTGGCCCGCCGCCGCGCGCTGGCGCTGCGCCTCTCCCATCTCTCTCGCACACACCCCACGACGGAGCAGATCGACACGGACGCGGCGGCGGCGGTCCTCGACAGCCTGGCCGCCGCGATCTCGGTGATCTCAGTCGACTTCATGCAGTACGCCGAGTCCTACTACTTCTACGACGGTGAAGACCGGACGTCCCTGGCATTCCACATCATGTACGCCGACGACCTGGCCGATCAGGCGGCCTTCGCCCGCCATCCTGATGTCCGCCTCGCGGCCGCCGTGCTCAGCGCCGCTCTGGAGGACCTCGCCGTCATCCTCGACCAGCGCTTCCTTCACACCCGTGGCGTGACGCGAACGGTCTTCGATGCCTTTGCCCGTGACCACGGACGCCATGCTGGTGTCTGA
- a CDS encoding IS630 family transposase (programmed frameshift), whose product MKYADGGGLTPAGRRRRETVRMQAAELFEQKINPSEVARRLRVSVKSAYQWHQLWRDGGVQALASRGPSGPRCRLSPRCLEKLAAYLEQGPAAHGWVEDQVWTASRVATLIGRKFHVTYSVSGATRLMHRLGFSPQVPARRVAERDEQAVSMWREATWPEVKGRGRPGGGYVCFEDEAGFTRRPPRGRTWGRRGVTPVVTISGRRSGRLSVAGLIAMRPGSRTRLCHRLRTHPAGKGTRRSMSERDFIALVDGVHQLVRAPIVLVWDRLNTHVSRRMRDFVAEREWLTVFLLPAYSPELNPVEWVWAHVKRSLANLAVMALDRLEALVRNRLKRLQYRPHTLDGFIAGTGLTLDAPPSP is encoded by the exons GTGAAATATGCGGATGGGGGCGGGCTGACTCCTGCGGGACGTCGGCGCCGGGAGACGGTTCGTATGCAGGCGGCTGAGCTGTTCGAGCAGAAGATCAATCCGTCGGAGGTCGCACGGCGGCTTCGGGTGAGCGTGAAGTCGGCTTATCAATGGCATCAGTTGTGGCGGGATGGTGGTGTTCAGGCTCTGGCCTCCCGCGGTCCGAGCGGTCCACGGTGCCGTCTGTCCCCGCGGTGTCTGGAGAAGCTGGCCGCGTATCTGGAGCAGGGCCCGGCCGCTCATGGCTGGGTGGAGGACCAGGTGTGGACCGCGTCGAGGGTGGCCACGCTGATCGGCCGGAAGTTCCACGTCACCTACAGCGTCTCGGGCGCTACCCGGTTGATGCACCGGCTCGGCTTCAGCCCGCAGGTCCCCGCCCGGCGGGTCGCCGAACGCGATGAGCAGGCCGTGAGTATGTGGCGGGAGGCGACCTGGCCGGAGGTAAAAGGGCGAGGGCGGCCTG GCGGGGGCTACGTCTGCTTCGAAGACGAAGCCGGGTTCACCCGCAGGCCGCCCCGGGGGCGTACCTGGGGCCGGCGAGGAGTGACTCCGGTCGTCACCATCAGCGGCCGGCGGTCGGGACGGCTGTCGGTGGCCGGGCTGATCGCGATGCGGCCAGGCTCGAGGACCCGGCTGTGTCACCGCCTACGGACCCATCCCGCGGGCAAGGGAACACGTCGCAGCATGAGCGAGCGGGACTTCATCGCGCTCGTCGACGGAGTCCACCAGCTGGTCAGGGCACCGATCGTGCTGGTCTGGGACCGGCTGAACACCCACGTCTCCCGCAGGATGCGCGACTTCGTCGCCGAGCGTGAATGGCTGACCGTGTTCCTGTTGCCCGCCTACTCACCCGAACTCAACCCAGTCGAGTGGGTATGGGCCCACGTCAAACGCAGCCTCGCCAACCTCGCCGTCATGGCCCTCGACCGCCTCGAAGCCCTCGTCCGCAACCGCCTCAAACGCCTTCAATACCGGCCCCACACCCTCGACGGCTTCATAGCCGGCACCGGCCTGACCCTCGACGCACCACCCTCACCCTGA
- a CDS encoding cyclic nucleotide-binding domain-containing protein produces the protein MSTPSPIRMSAALSAEHRARLMSMAQEVNFAEGKRIFNEGGRADRFWIVRTGTVTLDVHVPGRQPAVIENLGPGELVGWSWLFRPYTWHFGAEAMTPVRTHEFEAAAVRMMMDADPAFGSAIGHWVGQVLAHRLLAARIRLLDLYAPHGSGGTL, from the coding sequence ATGAGCACCCCTTCCCCCATCCGGATGAGCGCCGCCCTCTCGGCGGAGCACCGCGCACGGCTGATGAGCATGGCCCAGGAGGTGAACTTCGCGGAGGGAAAGCGGATCTTCAACGAGGGCGGTCGTGCGGACCGGTTCTGGATCGTGCGGACCGGCACCGTCACCCTCGACGTTCACGTACCCGGCAGGCAGCCTGCGGTGATCGAGAATCTCGGTCCCGGCGAACTGGTCGGCTGGTCCTGGCTGTTCCGCCCCTATACCTGGCACTTCGGCGCCGAGGCGATGACTCCCGTGCGCACCCACGAATTCGAGGCCGCGGCCGTACGGATGATGATGGACGCCGACCCGGCCTTCGGATCCGCGATCGGGCACTGGGTGGGCCAGGTGCTCGCCCACCGGCTTCTCGCAGCCCGGATCCGCCTGCTCGATCTGTACGCCCCCCACGGGAGCGGCGGCACGTTGTGA
- a CDS encoding IS3 family transposase (programmed frameshift), with the protein MRKHEVAPPSKYTPEFREEAVQIALRSSKTVSETARELELNPETLRGWVKKFQKRREPAADAELTVSERARLKELERRIREVEMENAFLKKCAGVLREGSPVARKYEFIETMRLDTAEYVFSVEFMCERLDVSKSGYYDWRRRPDSATAQRREELKLLVKKAFEVSDSTYGYRRIRAQLARWGHAAGLELVRQLMRELGLMPCQPRPKRFSLTQAAAGAVPDLVGRNFTADTPGEKLVGDITYIPTGEGWLYLATVIDCCTKEVIGYAMDDHYQTPLISRAIRNAARNRKLTKGAIFHSDRGSNYMSAEFGKALNRLGLRRSSGRTGICFDNAMAESFFGTLKNERVSRVTYLTLEAARQDITRYIEFWYNRKRLHSAVGYRPPQEVHAEYARLRIAA; encoded by the exons ATGAGGAAGCACGAAGTGGCACCGCCCAGCAAGTACACCCCGGAGTTCCGCGAGGAAGCAGTCCAGATCGCGCTCCGCTCCAGCAAGACCGTCTCGGAGACAGCCCGAGAGCTTGAATTGAACCCGGAGACACTCCGGGGCTGGGTGAAAAAGTTCCAGAAACGGCGTGAGCCGGCCGCTGACGCTGAGCTGACGGTGAGTGAACGCGCCCGGTTGAAGGAACTCGAACGCCGCATTCGCGAAGTCGAGATGGAGAACGCCTTCCTGAAAAAATGCGCGG GCGTACTTCGCGAAGGATCCCCGGTAGCACGCAAGTACGAGTTCATCGAAACGATGCGACTCGACACCGCGGAGTACGTATTTTCTGTCGAGTTCATGTGTGAGCGGCTCGACGTGTCCAAGTCCGGCTACTACGACTGGCGACGCCGTCCTGATTCTGCGACGGCTCAGCGGCGCGAGGAATTGAAACTGCTCGTCAAGAAAGCCTTCGAGGTGTCCGACAGTACGTACGGATACCGGCGCATCCGCGCCCAGCTGGCGCGCTGGGGGCACGCCGCCGGCCTGGAGCTCGTGCGCCAGCTCATGCGTGAACTGGGCCTGATGCCCTGCCAGCCCCGCCCGAAGCGGTTCAGCCTGACCCAGGCTGCGGCGGGCGCAGTGCCCGACCTCGTCGGCCGGAACTTCACCGCCGACACCCCGGGTGAAAAGCTCGTCGGAGACATAACCTACATTCCGACTGGCGAGGGCTGGCTTTATCTCGCGACGGTCATCGACTGCTGCACGAAGGAAGTCATCGGGTATGCGATGGACGACCACTACCAGACGCCTTTGATATCCCGGGCCATACGCAACGCAGCCCGCAACAGGAAGCTCACCAAGGGGGCAATTTTTCACTCCGATCGCGGAAGTAACTATATGTCAGCCGAGTTCGGGAAGGCGCTGAACCGGCTCGGCCTCCGCAGATCGTCTGGGCGCACCGGGATCTGTTTCGACAACGCGATGGCCGAATCGTTCTTCGGAACTCTGAAGAACGAGCGTGTCTCACGTGTGACTTACCTGACCCTCGAGGCCGCCCGGCAGGACATCACTCGCTACATCGAATTCTGGTACAATCGCAAACGCCTTCACTCGGCTGTCGGTTACCGGCCTCCGCAGGAAGTCCACGCCGAGTATGCAAGGTTGCGAATAGCCGCGTGA
- a CDS encoding universal stress protein yields MTHGPELGTVVAGVDGSLPTERAVFWAAVEAVRREGSLHLVHGADTDSRMLYASMYAIERIRQAGRDLLEETAAKVAERHPGLHVSTELSPHEPVAGLHAAAAASDTIVVGSRGLGGFESLMLGSVGLKVAAGAKTPVVVVRGDENTAEVGIVLAAIRDEHDVECARYAASEAELRKSSLRLLHVWNVLESVGEVVTMLDDVDEVVQVHVRRLTSVAHRVRDEFPALNVHVDTEKGSSVAGVMVEASRHADLLVMGGRRTPGYFGPTLSWATHSLLHHSHCPVELIPRRGKQDDEGR; encoded by the coding sequence ATGACGCACGGTCCTGAACTCGGCACGGTGGTGGCGGGAGTGGACGGGTCCCTGCCTACGGAGCGGGCGGTGTTCTGGGCCGCAGTGGAGGCCGTACGGCGGGAGGGCTCCTTGCACCTCGTGCACGGCGCGGACACCGACAGCCGGATGCTGTATGCGTCCATGTACGCCATCGAGCGGATACGACAGGCGGGCCGGGACCTGCTCGAGGAGACCGCCGCCAAGGTCGCCGAACGCCATCCGGGGCTGCACGTGTCGACCGAACTCAGCCCCCACGAACCGGTCGCCGGCCTGCACGCTGCGGCTGCGGCCTCCGACACCATCGTGGTCGGTAGTCGAGGCCTCGGAGGGTTCGAGTCGCTGATGTTGGGTTCGGTCGGTCTGAAGGTCGCCGCGGGCGCCAAGACGCCCGTGGTCGTGGTCCGGGGAGACGAGAACACCGCCGAAGTGGGGATCGTCCTGGCCGCCATCCGCGACGAACACGATGTGGAGTGCGCGAGGTACGCGGCGAGTGAGGCGGAGCTGCGTAAGTCGTCACTGCGGCTGTTGCACGTCTGGAATGTGCTGGAGTCCGTGGGGGAGGTCGTGACCATGCTCGACGACGTGGACGAAGTGGTGCAGGTGCACGTACGAAGGCTGACGTCGGTGGCACACCGGGTCCGTGACGAGTTCCCGGCTCTGAACGTGCACGTGGACACCGAGAAGGGTTCATCGGTCGCAGGGGTGATGGTGGAGGCGTCACGTCATGCGGACTTGTTGGTGATGGGCGGCCGCCGCACCCCCGGATACTTCGGCCCCACCCTTAGCTGGGCGACGCACAGCCTCCTGCACCACTCACACTGCCCCGTGGAGCTCATTCCGCGCCGTGGCAAGCAGGACGACGAGGGCCGATAG
- a CDS encoding DF family (seleno)protein, which produces MRIHLLVVPDCPHHKPAAELLRRVLEDIGSSTTIATRVINDQAEAERIGFIGSPTVLINGRDPFPEPGRPAGLACRMYQTSDGPVASPAVTSCTGP; this is translated from the coding sequence ATGCGGATCCACCTCCTCGTCGTGCCTGACTGCCCGCACCACAAGCCCGCAGCCGAGCTGCTGCGGCGTGTGCTCGAGGACATCGGGAGCAGCACCACGATCGCCACAAGGGTCATCAACGACCAGGCCGAGGCGGAACGGATCGGCTTCATCGGCTCCCCGACCGTCCTCATCAACGGCCGCGACCCCTTCCCCGAACCGGGACGCCCCGCCGGGCTGGCCTGCCGGATGTACCAGACCTCGGACGGCCCGGTCGCTTCCCCAGCCGTGACCAGCTGCACCGGGCCCTGA
- a CDS encoding IS3 family transposase yields MTALVDEHPCLGVECVLRELHIPSSTYYRWRRAEAEPCERRRRDVELTERIKEIHADSGGNYGSPRVHAVLKREGVHVGRKRVERLMREADIAGVSPRRKGFTRRDPKATLAPDLVNRDFTAPAPNRLWVTDLTMISTGEGPLWLSAIRDAFSRRVVAWETSARADADLVLTTLEYALASREVEPGQLIHHADHGCQYTSIKLTTRLMRAGVEASMGSIGDSYDNALAENLWMLIKTEGLRGRTFTTRAEANLALFEYIDGFYNSRRIQERLGFLSPIEYEEKHYANQATAEPANLNTRQPLLTS; encoded by the coding sequence GTGACGGCGCTCGTTGACGAGCACCCGTGCCTGGGAGTCGAGTGCGTACTTCGGGAACTGCACATCCCCTCCTCCACCTACTACCGCTGGCGCCGTGCAGAGGCCGAGCCGTGCGAGCGAAGGCGCCGTGACGTCGAGCTGACCGAGCGGATCAAAGAGATCCACGCGGATTCCGGCGGCAACTACGGCTCGCCGCGGGTACACGCCGTCCTCAAGCGTGAGGGTGTCCACGTGGGCCGCAAGCGGGTCGAGCGCCTGATGCGCGAGGCCGACATCGCGGGGGTCAGCCCACGGCGCAAGGGCTTCACGCGCCGGGACCCGAAGGCCACCCTGGCCCCGGACCTGGTCAACAGGGACTTCACCGCACCGGCTCCGAACCGGTTGTGGGTCACCGACCTCACCATGATCTCCACCGGTGAGGGGCCTCTGTGGCTCTCGGCGATCCGCGACGCCTTCTCCCGCCGGGTGGTCGCCTGGGAGACTTCCGCCCGCGCGGACGCCGACCTGGTGCTGACCACCCTGGAGTACGCCCTCGCGTCCCGCGAGGTCGAGCCCGGCCAGCTGATTCATCACGCGGACCACGGCTGTCAATACACGTCTATCAAGCTCACAACCCGGCTAATGAGAGCTGGAGTTGAAGCGTCCATGGGCTCGATCGGCGACTCATACGATAACGCTCTCGCGGAGAACCTCTGGATGCTCATCAAAACCGAGGGCCTCCGTGGCCGGACCTTCACCACCCGGGCTGAGGCGAACCTCGCGCTCTTCGAGTACATCGATGGCTTCTACAACTCCCGTCGCATCCAGGAACGGCTCGGCTTCCTCAGCCCGATCGAGTACGAAGAGAAGCACTACGCCAACCAGGCGACGGCCGAACCAGCGAACCTGAACACCCGTCAACCCCTCCTGACCAGCTAA
- a CDS encoding CBS domain-containing protein, with product MPAIRYTVSDVMTHTAIAVGREAPYKEIVELMHQWKVSALPVLEGEGRVVGVVSEADLLPKEEFRQDDPSLPEQLTEASKAGGVLAEELMSSPAVTVHPDSTIAEAARIMARKGVKRLPVVNGIGLLEGIVSRSDLLKVFLRPDEEIEEEIRDAVLAELAPPVRLDCSVEEGVVTLRGSLHNHALVPLVARAARAVEGVVDVRMELTGAAGAAA from the coding sequence ATGCCCGCAATCCGCTACACCGTCAGCGACGTGATGACGCATACGGCCATCGCCGTGGGCCGCGAGGCCCCGTACAAGGAGATCGTCGAGCTGATGCACCAGTGGAAGGTCAGCGCCCTCCCGGTCCTGGAGGGCGAGGGGCGCGTCGTGGGCGTGGTCTCCGAGGCCGATCTGCTGCCCAAGGAGGAGTTCCGGCAGGACGATCCGAGTTTGCCGGAGCAGCTGACGGAGGCGTCGAAGGCCGGCGGGGTGCTCGCCGAGGAGCTCATGTCCAGCCCTGCCGTCACCGTCCACCCGGACTCCACGATCGCCGAGGCCGCCCGCATCATGGCCAGGAAGGGCGTGAAGCGGCTGCCCGTCGTGAACGGCATCGGCCTGCTGGAGGGCATCGTCAGCCGCAGTGATCTACTGAAAGTGTTCCTGCGGCCGGACGAGGAGATCGAGGAGGAGATTCGCGACGCCGTCCTGGCGGAGCTGGCGCCGCCGGTTCGCCTGGACTGCTCTGTCGAGGAGGGTGTGGTGACTCTCCGGGGCAGCCTCCACAACCATGCCCTGGTCCCTCTGGTCGCGCGCGCCGCCCGCGCCGTCGAAGGAGTCGTGGACGTGCGAATGGAGCTCACAGGAGCTGCGGGGGCCGCCGCCTGA
- a CDS encoding slipin family protein, whose product MGVLVFVLIVIAVVALVGLAMAIKVVRQYEKGVLFRFGRLIGTREPGLRVIVPFVDILHRVSLRIVTMPIQSQGIITRDNVSVDVSAVAYFRVVDATKSVIAIENVGAAINQIAQTTLRKVVGQHTLDETLSETDRINIDIREILDITTTDWGVEVTLVELKDIQLPDSMKRAMARQAEAEREKRAKIISAEGESMAAAALGDASDTMMAHPLALQLRNLQSLVEIGVDKNSTVVFPAPLMSTIGELGAFLARETAAAARQTTTPVDIGKTVPVPPLRNGAAKSSLNVAGE is encoded by the coding sequence GTGGGAGTTCTGGTCTTCGTTCTGATCGTCATTGCCGTCGTGGCCCTGGTGGGGCTGGCGATGGCCATCAAGGTCGTCAGGCAGTACGAGAAGGGGGTCCTGTTCCGGTTCGGCCGGCTAATCGGCACCCGGGAACCGGGCCTGCGGGTCATCGTGCCGTTCGTGGACATCCTGCACCGCGTGTCGCTGCGGATCGTCACCATGCCCATCCAGTCCCAGGGCATCATCACCCGGGACAACGTCAGCGTCGACGTCTCCGCGGTCGCCTACTTCCGCGTCGTCGACGCCACCAAGTCGGTCATCGCCATCGAGAACGTCGGCGCCGCCATCAACCAGATCGCGCAGACCACCCTGCGCAAGGTCGTCGGCCAGCACACCCTCGACGAAACCCTGTCGGAAACCGACCGCATCAACATCGACATCCGCGAGATCCTCGACATCACGACCACCGACTGGGGCGTCGAGGTCACCTTGGTCGAGCTGAAGGACATCCAGCTGCCCGACAGCATGAAGCGCGCGATGGCCCGCCAGGCAGAAGCCGAGCGCGAGAAGAGGGCGAAGATCATCAGCGCCGAGGGCGAATCGATGGCCGCCGCCGCACTCGGCGACGCCTCCGACACCATGATGGCCCACCCCCTCGCCCTCCAACTGCGCAACCTGCAGAGCCTCGTTGAAATCGGGGTCGACAAGAACAGCACCGTCGTCTTCCCCGCACCGCTCATGAGCACCATCGGCGAACTCGGCGCCTTCCTCGCCCGCGAAACGGCCGCCGCTGCACGCCAGACCACCACACCGGTGGACATCGGCAAGACAGTTCCCGTCCCGCCCCTCAGGAACGGAGCTGCCAAGTCGTCACTGAACGTGGCGGGCGAGTGA
- a CDS encoding CBS domain-containing protein has translation MGPLVSLCLGGCFALAAWLVDSAVGPGLASEALVWLAVINLLLAVFNSVPAAPLDGGRLLRAFLWWRTGDRARATAGAAAAGRGFGWFLLLGGLLLFARGDVVGGLWLAMIAWFLIAAATAEGQQAELRAVLRGVPVRQAMTFGPVTVPAELSVAAFLADPRYRYRHSAFPVTGDDGHSPEGLVTLKTAGRVPEEQREAVGVREVMIPLSQVIVVGPDDQLVEILPRMLAATGQRALVLDEDGTLVGIVASSDISRTVSWLMTATPEGRRDSGSGPADTT, from the coding sequence GTGGGACCGCTGGTGAGCCTGTGCCTGGGCGGATGCTTTGCGTTGGCCGCATGGCTGGTCGACAGCGCCGTGGGGCCGGGGCTGGCCAGTGAGGCGTTGGTCTGGCTGGCGGTGATCAACCTCTTGCTGGCCGTGTTCAACTCTGTGCCGGCCGCTCCGCTGGACGGCGGACGGCTCTTGCGCGCGTTCCTGTGGTGGCGGACCGGGGACCGGGCACGGGCGACTGCCGGAGCGGCGGCGGCGGGCCGCGGGTTCGGCTGGTTCCTTCTCCTTGGGGGTCTGCTGCTGTTCGCGCGAGGTGATGTGGTCGGTGGGCTGTGGCTGGCTATGATCGCCTGGTTCCTGATCGCCGCGGCGACCGCAGAGGGGCAGCAGGCAGAACTTCGGGCCGTGCTCCGCGGTGTCCCGGTGCGCCAGGCCATGACGTTCGGGCCGGTCACCGTGCCCGCCGAGCTGAGTGTCGCGGCGTTTCTGGCCGATCCTCGCTATCGCTACCGCCATTCTGCTTTCCCCGTCACCGGCGACGACGGTCACTCTCCGGAGGGTCTGGTGACTCTCAAGACAGCAGGGCGGGTGCCCGAGGAGCAACGTGAGGCGGTGGGCGTTCGGGAGGTGATGATCCCGTTGTCGCAGGTCATCGTCGTCGGCCCGGACGATCAGCTGGTCGAAATCCTTCCGCGGATGTTGGCCGCGACCGGGCAGCGCGCTCTCGTGCTCGACGAGGACGGCACGCTCGTGGGCATCGTCGCGTCCTCCGACATCAGCCGCACGGTGTCGTGGCTGATGACCGCTACGCCGGAGGGCCGCCGCGACTCCGGCAGCGGCCCCGCCGACACAACCTGA
- a CDS encoding ABC transporter ATP-binding protein has translation MHAIEFSGLTKKFGRVVGVEGLTLTVQAGEVFGFLGPNGAGKTTTLRCLTGLLRPTAGRVQVLGMDPFTDHRRVAPSLGYLPGELRLYPELTGEQTLRLLSDLQDVPARRQEELCERLGLTPAVLRRTVGEYSRGMKQKIGLVQALQHDPQLVVLDEPTEGLDPLVQETFFELLREAEAGGRTVLLSSHVLPEVQRACGRVAIVRDGRLVTVERVAALREARARKIRLAFGDGAGPRPLGRADQWSPQWDGDRVELLVPPSAVVGALRGLLELAVADVTVEEAGLDEAFLDLYRESDEGEGP, from the coding sequence GTGCACGCCATCGAATTCAGCGGGTTGACCAAGAAATTCGGGCGTGTGGTCGGCGTGGAAGGACTGACCCTGACTGTGCAGGCGGGGGAGGTGTTCGGATTCCTCGGGCCGAACGGGGCCGGCAAGACGACCACGCTGCGGTGTCTGACCGGGTTGCTACGGCCGACGGCGGGCCGGGTTCAGGTGCTGGGGATGGACCCGTTCACCGATCACCGGCGGGTGGCTCCGAGCTTGGGGTACCTGCCCGGAGAGCTGCGGCTGTACCCCGAGCTCACCGGGGAGCAGACCCTGCGGTTGCTGTCGGATCTGCAGGACGTCCCCGCGCGTCGGCAGGAGGAGTTGTGTGAGCGGTTGGGGCTTACTCCGGCGGTTTTGCGGCGGACAGTGGGTGAGTACTCCCGGGGCATGAAACAGAAGATCGGACTGGTGCAGGCGCTGCAGCACGATCCGCAGTTGGTGGTGCTGGATGAGCCGACCGAGGGGCTGGATCCCTTGGTGCAGGAGACATTTTTCGAGCTGCTGAGGGAGGCCGAAGCAGGAGGGCGGACCGTGTTGCTGTCCAGTCATGTACTGCCTGAGGTCCAGCGGGCCTGCGGGCGCGTCGCGATCGTGCGGGACGGGAGGCTGGTCACCGTCGAACGAGTGGCGGCTCTGCGCGAGGCCCGGGCCCGGAAGATCCGGCTCGCCTTCGGCGACGGTGCGGGCCCTCGGCCCTTGGGACGTGCCGACCAGTGGTCACCGCAGTGGGACGGCGACCGGGTGGAACTGCTCGTACCGCCCAGTGCGGTGGTGGGCGCGCTGAGGGGGCTGCTGGAGCTGGCGGTGGCCGACGTGACCGTGGAAGAGGCCGGGCTGGACGAGGCGTTCCTGGACCTCTACCGGGAGAGCGACGAGGGGGAAGGACCATGA
- a CDS encoding DUF5655 domain-containing protein, translating to MTTAEEFFGSDSLGLAVFERMSSLLEEPIEVRVSRSQVAFRRRHGFAYLWMPGRYLHAPTAEVVLSIALGRHDPSPRFKEVSHPTPRHWMHHLEVHSLDDIDEQVTAWLIEAAARAT from the coding sequence GTGACAACTGCCGAAGAGTTCTTTGGGAGCGACAGCCTCGGCTTGGCGGTCTTCGAGCGAATGAGCTCCTTGCTGGAAGAACCAATCGAAGTCCGGGTGTCGAGAAGCCAGGTCGCGTTCCGGCGCAGACACGGTTTTGCCTACCTCTGGATGCCCGGACGGTACCTTCACGCCCCGACCGCCGAGGTGGTGCTGTCGATCGCCCTCGGCAGACACGACCCCTCACCACGCTTCAAGGAAGTCTCCCACCCCACCCCCCGACACTGGATGCATCATCTGGAAGTGCATTCACTGGACGACATCGACGAACAGGTGACCGCATGGCTCATCGAGGCCGCCGCGCGCGCGACTTGA
- a CDS encoding isoamylase early set domain-containing protein has translation MLERTLHKDRTEVTFVLPADTPPGPVSVVGDFNDWRPGVHALKPRKDGKRAVTVALPSASTHTFRYLAAGDYWFNDASAGDQDGPNSRLHT, from the coding sequence ATGCTGGAGCGCACGCTACACAAGGACCGTACCGAGGTCACCTTCGTCCTCCCCGCCGACACCCCGCCCGGCCCGGTGAGCGTGGTCGGCGATTTCAACGACTGGCGGCCTGGCGTCCACGCCCTCAAGCCCCGCAAGGACGGCAAGCGGGCGGTCACGGTCGCGCTACCCAGCGCGAGCACCCACACGTTCCGGTACCTGGCCGCGGGGGACTACTGGTTCAACGACGCGAGCGCCGGAGACCAGGATGGCCCCAACAGCCGCCTCCACACCTGA
- a CDS encoding transposase — MAAPRKYSLELRERAVRMYRTAEPKPQIKKLAVDFGVHPEALRGWIRQAEADAGERDDRLTTDERAELAALRKENVQLKRANDVLRTASAFFAAQLDPTRPR, encoded by the coding sequence ATGGCTGCACCCCGGAAATACTCGCTCGAGTTGCGTGAGCGTGCGGTACGGATGTATCGCACCGCGGAGCCGAAGCCCCAGATCAAGAAGCTGGCTGTCGACTTCGGCGTGCATCCCGAGGCCCTGCGCGGGTGGATCCGCCAGGCGGAGGCGGATGCCGGCGAACGCGATGACCGGCTCACCACCGACGAACGCGCCGAGCTCGCGGCCCTGCGCAAGGAGAATGTCCAGCTCAAGCGGGCCAACGACGTACTGCGGACGGCCTCGGCGTTTTTCGCGGCGCAACTCGACCCGACCCGGCCCAGGTGA